From Alienimonas californiensis, a single genomic window includes:
- a CDS encoding collagen-like domain-containing protein produces the protein MSLPPRPTSAVLLLAGIALLLPAPAAGQDLDEIVRGIRRFRELQERFEEYDDARDRERDRERRDQPNVNPNAPGPGASPGLYGPNGQRGPDPRSGPAYGSGSPYGYGLEAPYGEGPSAPYGYRDFDGRGLGGPRSSYSPPRPGVGSTPTTSIGSPQGPSEATAYVMRNPPLRPARYRVDGLPGGAITVQVVDENESGGRRRDVRQSAEVDASQARNEAVQALEASLAPLRDLRYGLRWFSAEGLRGSNDEQRTFLRQIEILEGRAGAAARSLRPSYVAFASAEQRLLTPTGPGGADRLSAWTEADWAAVERDVYNYQVLVRANFERIGRKSAWFAVKIRELERLDVFLTAAMERLRTARGQLRRPDAVPWPGEVVGGRPAGGEDRLRLYALAARLTENTNYLLTAAAADPLLPIAVAPNGVGLMEAAERVDATARDLAATLAEGADSRTVSAADAAFESAWAAWNGARDRAGLQRVGEPGAAVRDQKLLTEDATAGGDEIAAAAAAIEAVHEALHAVVPQGGPPRDGGAAAAAAAQQTVRAMTAFETALPRGDLGALRRQSHQSFLAAASQLSAAVGYYAQVVRAAPVGSPAERRARDVLDAAVRESADGLNDLANSGRRDPVAGAARDLLSALSAWEEAVRAAN, from the coding sequence ATGTCCCTCCCGCCCCGCCCAACGTCCGCCGTTCTGCTGCTCGCCGGGATCGCCCTGCTACTCCCCGCCCCGGCGGCGGGGCAGGATCTGGACGAGATCGTGCGGGGAATCCGCCGCTTCCGCGAACTCCAGGAACGGTTCGAGGAGTACGACGACGCCCGCGACCGTGAACGGGACCGCGAACGTCGCGATCAGCCCAACGTGAACCCGAACGCCCCGGGCCCCGGGGCCTCGCCCGGGCTGTACGGACCGAACGGGCAGCGGGGGCCGGATCCGCGGTCCGGGCCGGCGTATGGGTCCGGGTCGCCGTACGGGTATGGGCTCGAGGCGCCCTACGGCGAGGGGCCGAGCGCCCCGTACGGATATCGAGACTTCGACGGCCGCGGCCTCGGCGGTCCGAGGTCGTCCTACTCGCCGCCCCGCCCGGGAGTCGGCTCGACGCCGACGACCTCCATCGGCAGCCCGCAGGGACCGTCGGAGGCCACCGCGTACGTGATGAGGAACCCGCCGCTGCGGCCGGCGAGATATCGGGTCGACGGGCTGCCCGGCGGCGCGATCACGGTGCAGGTCGTCGACGAAAACGAGAGCGGCGGCCGACGGCGCGACGTCCGGCAGAGCGCGGAAGTGGACGCCTCCCAGGCCCGAAACGAAGCCGTGCAGGCGCTGGAGGCGTCGCTGGCCCCCCTCCGCGACCTTCGGTACGGGCTGAGGTGGTTCAGCGCGGAAGGCTTGCGCGGCTCGAACGACGAACAACGAACCTTCCTGCGGCAGATCGAAATTCTGGAGGGCCGCGCCGGCGCCGCGGCCCGCTCGCTCCGCCCCTCGTACGTCGCGTTCGCCTCGGCGGAACAACGCCTGCTGACGCCGACGGGGCCGGGCGGGGCGGACCGCCTGTCGGCGTGGACCGAGGCCGACTGGGCCGCGGTGGAGCGGGACGTCTACAATTATCAGGTCCTCGTTCGGGCGAATTTCGAACGGATCGGCCGGAAGAGCGCGTGGTTCGCCGTCAAGATTCGGGAACTCGAACGGCTGGACGTCTTTCTGACCGCGGCGATGGAACGCCTCCGGACGGCCCGCGGCCAGTTGCGGCGGCCCGACGCGGTTCCCTGGCCGGGCGAGGTCGTCGGCGGCCGGCCGGCCGGCGGGGAGGACCGGCTGAGGCTCTACGCGCTCGCGGCCCGGCTAACGGAGAACACGAATTATTTGCTCACCGCGGCGGCGGCGGACCCGCTCCTGCCGATCGCCGTCGCCCCGAACGGCGTCGGCCTGATGGAGGCCGCGGAGCGGGTCGACGCGACCGCACGGGATCTCGCCGCGACGCTCGCGGAAGGGGCCGACTCCCGGACGGTCTCCGCCGCCGACGCCGCCTTCGAATCCGCCTGGGCGGCCTGGAACGGGGCGCGGGATCGCGCCGGACTGCAGCGCGTCGGCGAACCGGGGGCCGCGGTCCGCGACCAGAAACTGCTTACCGAAGACGCGACGGCCGGCGGGGATGAAATCGCCGCGGCGGCCGCCGCGATCGAGGCGGTCCACGAGGCCCTTCACGCCGTCGTCCCGCAGGGCGGCCCCCCGCGTGACGGAGGCGCCGCGGCCGCCGCGGCCGCCCAACAGACGGTCCGGGCGATGACCGCATTCGAAACGGCGCTCCCCCGGGGAGACCTCGGCGCGTTGCGGCGGCAGTCCCATCAGAGCTTCCTCGCGGCGGCCAGCCAACTGTCGGCGGCGGTCGGGTATTACGCCCAGGTCGTCCGGGCGGCGCCGGTCGGATCGCCCGCGGAACGCCGCGCCCGCGACGTGCTCGACGCGGCCGTTCGCGAGTCGGCCGACGGGCT
- a CDS encoding excinuclease ABC subunit UvrC, translating into MMWPDGPSAPARRPAVPRRLDPPHAVTDDAPRDPAEPASPAGATAGEVAAEAVGFEAARAKAKQLPTTPGVYLFKDAAGRVLYVGKAVNLRSRVGSYFLKAAAAERRTAELVTQIADLDHVDCTDEVDALLTEARLIKDIRPRYNSDLKDDKTFPYLQITTREDFPRVEFTREPRDKSVKLYGPFPSAGKLRGVINALQKVFKFRTCSLDIEADDERWEWFRPCLLHSIKQCTAPCNLRISKEEYARDIKRLKMVLEGKTHNLLREMNKEMAAAAEARDYERAGRLRDQIKAVENIDLRGDLDEHAQPEVFQIDPKKGLKGLQQVFKLPETPRVIEGVDIAHLQGGETVASLVQFIDGLPFKPGYKRYRIKTVAGVDDFASMREVVSRRLRRLQQEGGRFPDILLIDGGKGQLSAVVAAMEAIGLDETNRPFTISLAKREEEVFLPGDSEPKILSRHGYGLRLLQYVRDESHRFAQHYHHILRRKSTFDETVGSRKGGPKGRPRRRSAK; encoded by the coding sequence ATGATGTGGCCCGACGGACCGTCCGCCCCCGCCCGCCGCCCCGCCGTGCCCCGCCGCCTCGACCCGCCTCACGCCGTGACCGACGACGCCCCCCGCGACCCCGCCGAGCCGGCGTCCCCCGCCGGTGCGACCGCGGGCGAGGTCGCGGCCGAGGCCGTCGGGTTCGAGGCCGCCCGGGCCAAGGCGAAGCAGTTGCCGACGACCCCGGGCGTGTATTTATTCAAGGACGCCGCCGGCCGGGTGCTGTACGTGGGCAAGGCGGTCAACCTCCGCAGCCGCGTGGGCAGTTATTTTCTGAAAGCGGCCGCGGCCGAGCGGCGGACCGCGGAACTCGTCACCCAAATCGCCGACTTGGACCACGTCGACTGCACCGACGAAGTCGACGCCCTGCTGACGGAGGCCCGCCTCATCAAGGACATCCGCCCGCGGTATAATTCGGACCTCAAAGACGACAAGACGTTCCCCTACCTGCAGATCACCACGCGGGAAGATTTTCCGCGGGTCGAATTCACGCGGGAGCCGAGGGACAAATCGGTCAAGCTGTACGGCCCGTTCCCCAGTGCCGGCAAGCTGCGGGGGGTGATCAACGCCCTGCAAAAGGTGTTCAAGTTTCGCACCTGCTCGCTGGATATCGAGGCCGACGACGAACGCTGGGAGTGGTTTCGCCCCTGTCTGCTGCACTCCATCAAGCAGTGCACGGCGCCCTGCAATCTGCGGATCTCCAAGGAGGAATACGCCCGGGATATCAAACGGCTCAAGATGGTGCTGGAGGGCAAGACGCACAATCTGCTGCGGGAGATGAACAAGGAGATGGCCGCCGCCGCCGAGGCCCGCGACTACGAACGGGCCGGTCGGCTGCGGGACCAGATTAAAGCGGTCGAAAACATCGACCTCCGCGGCGACCTCGACGAACACGCCCAGCCGGAGGTGTTCCAGATCGATCCGAAGAAGGGTCTGAAGGGCTTGCAGCAGGTCTTCAAACTGCCGGAGACGCCCCGGGTGATCGAGGGGGTGGATATCGCCCATTTGCAGGGCGGGGAGACGGTGGCGAGCCTCGTGCAATTCATCGACGGCCTGCCGTTCAAGCCGGGCTATAAGCGCTACCGCATCAAAACGGTGGCGGGGGTGGACGATTTCGCCAGCATGCGGGAGGTCGTCTCCCGCCGCCTCAGAAGGCTGCAACAGGAGGGCGGACGCTTCCCGGACATTCTCCTCATCGACGGCGGCAAGGGGCAATTATCGGCCGTCGTCGCCGCGATGGAGGCGATCGGCCTGGACGAAACGAACCGGCCCTTCACGATCAGCCTGGCGAAGCGGGAGGAAGAAGTCTTTTTGCCCGGGGACTCGGAGCCGAAGATCCTCAGCCGGCACGGTTACGGGCTGCGATTGCTGCAATATGTCCGCGACGAAAGTCACCGTTTCGCCCAACACTATCACCATATCTTGCGGCGCAAAAGCACCTTCGACGAGACGGTCGGTTCCAGAAAGGGCGGTCCGAAGGGGAGACCGCGACGGCGGTCGGCGAAGTAG